In a single window of the Salvelinus namaycush isolate Seneca chromosome 6, SaNama_1.0, whole genome shotgun sequence genome:
- the LOC120049724 gene encoding cell death activator CIDE-B-like → METTSSLIKSVTRRVWLSAPAHQRPFRVCSHDRGTRKGITAGTLEELRERVCQALMLCLSSLAVVLVCEEDGTVVDSEDFLMSLPDNTVLMALEPGQTWKTPPGTTLSKAQDPNQPRTGKDIACVTFDLYRQNPKDVFGSLNVKGTFSGRYSVSADFKCLGPKKVLREALRVASTLLQAAGQMLISSANLIKRLIEEAEFWQPQRAEVTECWN, encoded by the exons GTCTGTGACCAGGCGGGTGTGGTTGTCGGCCCCTGCCCATCAGAGACCGTTCAGGGTGTGTTCCCATGACAGGGGCACCAGGAAGGGCATCACAGCAGGAACCCTGGAGgagttgagagagagg GTGTGCCAGGCTTTGATGCTGTGTTTGTCCAGTCTGGCTGTGGTGCTGGTGTGTGAGGAGGATGGGACAGTGGTGGACTCTGAAGACTTCCTGATGTCTCTGCCAGACAACACAGTCCTCATGGCCCTGGAACCTGGACAGACATGGAAAACCCCTCCG GGTACAACGCTCTCTAAAGCCCAAGACCCCAACCAGCCGCGGACAGGAAAGGATATAGCCTGCGTGACCTTTGACCTGTACCGGCAGAACCCCAAGGATGTGTTTGGCTCCCTGAACGTGAAGGGCACCTTTTCAGGCCGGTACTCTGTCAGCGCCGACTTCAAATGTCTGGGGCCCAAGAAAGTCCTCAG agaggCCCTCCGCGTggcctccaccctcctccaggcGGCAGGTCAAATGTTGATCTCCTCAGCTAATCTGATCAAGCGGCTCATCGAGGAAGCAGAGTTCTGGCAGCCCCAGAGGGCGGAGGTTACAGAGTGCTGGAACTGA
- the LOC120049723 gene encoding zinc fingers and homeoboxes protein 3-like isoform X2, whose product MYPKSQGRVGTASPYNLAPAPFDLNQNHVVCLPLVSEHLKLLWACSDQTQELDGVAYLIEAFNVFPYPTLGEMASLAQSCSLHLDQVRVWFMVQRLRYGISWDAEEICMARCKICGPNQAKEKDKKEKEEKVLPPLSKEGDGRNRSEHSPVSTSNQLSSLTFEPSSPVPRKRRKRHPVVAPNNSNPQHPSPPVPLCLVAPPTTTGQTLEAPDKAHENLKPQRHCQDFHSELWRSFGCNTNPPKEELQRLQALTRLHMKYIRKWFCNRRFLLHHRVKADPESEENGQSQPNDLLSSQTQLIQRLTQPPPPTDSRVRPSPTKKRVCQVDDVDFLSRSRNGNHVHGNPANTTHQIRSNVKEKEKEPAEVQKKKTGTADKEETARAGVKRWEKNIKKELKEERNAVGITKFIDDDGKEQVIKMGPWPKNKTIAQLELLRHFFLTCQWPNKGDYTQLQQQTGLSRKALTQWFGDTRYYVKKGMERWMSGEEHRKVLAQIREKQRQRQRDWLMTEETGPSGSSSVPSLRTVTHSANGEAGREEDGAGTLRQTWGTQ is encoded by the exons ATGTACCCCAAAAGTCAGGGGAGGGTAGGCACAGCGTCCCCCTACAATCTGGCTCCGGCTCCCTTCGACCTCAACCAGAACCACGTGGTGTGTCTGCCTCTGGTCTCCGAACACCTGAAGCTCCTGTGGGCGTGCTCAGACCAGACCCAGGAACTGGACGGCGTGGCTTATCTCATAGAGGCCTTCAACGTGTTCCCATACCCGACCCTGGGGGAGATGGCGTCGCTCGCCCAGAGCTGCTCTCTGCATCTGGACCAG GTCAGAGTGTGGTTCATGGTCCAGCGGCTCCGCTATGGGATCAGCTGGGATGCAGAAGAGATCTGTATGGCACGGTGCAAGATTTGCGGACCAAACCAGGCGAAGGAGAAGGACaaaaaagagaaagaagagaaggtATTGCCTCCCCTCAGTAAGGAGGGTGATGGGAGAAACAGGAGTGAACATTCACCTGTCTCCACCTCCAATCAGCTTAGCAGCCTGACCTTTGAGCCCTCCTCACCCGTTCCTCGAAAACGCCGTAAACGCCACCCTGTTGTTGCACCCAATAACTCCAATCCGCAACACCCTTCACCTCCAGTCCCTCTGTGTTTAGTGGCGCCCCCCACAACCACAGGGCAAACCCTAGAAGCCCCCGACAAAGCCCACGAAAACCTCAAACCCCAGAGGCACTGTCAGGATTTTCACTCAGAGCTGTGGCGGAGCTTCGGCTGTAACACAAATCCTCCGAAGGAGGAGCTCCAGCGTCTGCAGGCCCTCACCAGGCTCCACATGAAGTACATCCGCAAGTGGTTCTGCAACCGGCGTTTCTTGCTCCACCACCGCGTCAAGGCCGACCCAGAGTCTGAAGAGAACGGCCAGTCACAGCCCAACGACCTCCTGTCGTCACAGACACAGCTTATTCAGCGTCTGACACAACCACCACCGCCAACTGACAGCAGGGTCAGACCGTCACCGACGAAGAAAAGGGTCTGTCAAGTAGATGATGTCGACTTCCTAAGCAGGAGCCGCAATGGTAACCATGTCCATGGCAACCCCGCTAACACCACCCACCAGATTAGGTCAAACGTGAAGGAAAAAGAGAAAGAACCAGCGGAAGTACAGAAGAAGAAGACGGGAACAGCAGACAAAGAGGAAACGGCCAGAGCTGGAGTTAAGAGATGGGAAAAGAACATCAAGAAGGAACTGAAGGAGGAGCGGAACGCGGTGGGGATCACCAAATTCATCGATGACGACGGAAAAGAGCAAGTTATCAAAATGGGCCCGTGGCCGAAGAACAAGACAATAGCCCAGCTGGAGCTCCTGAGACACTTCTTCCTCACCTGCCAGTGGCCCAACAAAGGGGACTACACGCAACTGCAGCAGCAGACAGGCCTCTCGCGGAAGGCTCTCACCCAGTGGTTCGGAGACACCCGCTACTACGTCAAGAAGGGCATGGAACGCTGGATGAGTGGGGAGGAGCACCGGAAGGTCCTGGCGCAGATTAGGGAGAAGCAGAGGCAACGGCAGAGGGACTGGTTGATGACTGAGGAAACAGGTCCATCGGGGTCCTCCTCCGTGCCGTCTTTGCGTACCGTGACTCATAGTGCTAATGGGGAGGCTGgtagggaggaggatggagcTGGGACTTTGAGACAGACTTGGGGTACTCAATAG
- the LOC120049723 gene encoding homeobox and leucine zipper protein Homez-like isoform X1, translating into MTRTKRTAELDKHPDPAAKLTEKSELAPALTSATPIPQPRYPASIPDPTPFPPVGPADSSKGGTGIMYPKSQGRVGTASPYNLAPAPFDLNQNHVVCLPLVSEHLKLLWACSDQTQELDGVAYLIEAFNVFPYPTLGEMASLAQSCSLHLDQVRVWFMVQRLRYGISWDAEEICMARCKICGPNQAKEKDKKEKEEKVLPPLSKEGDGRNRSEHSPVSTSNQLSSLTFEPSSPVPRKRRKRHPVVAPNNSNPQHPSPPVPLCLVAPPTTTGQTLEAPDKAHENLKPQRHCQDFHSELWRSFGCNTNPPKEELQRLQALTRLHMKYIRKWFCNRRFLLHHRVKADPESEENGQSQPNDLLSSQTQLIQRLTQPPPPTDSRVRPSPTKKRVCQVDDVDFLSRSRNGNHVHGNPANTTHQIRSNVKEKEKEPAEVQKKKTGTADKEETARAGVKRWEKNIKKELKEERNAVGITKFIDDDGKEQVIKMGPWPKNKTIAQLELLRHFFLTCQWPNKGDYTQLQQQTGLSRKALTQWFGDTRYYVKKGMERWMSGEEHRKVLAQIREKQRQRQRDWLMTEETGPSGSSSVPSLRTVTHSANGEAGREEDGAGTLRQTWGTQ; encoded by the exons ATGACCAGAACAAAGCGGACAGCAGAGCTGGACAAGCATCCAGATCCAGCTGCTAAGCTCACAGAGAAGAGTGAGTTAGCTCCAGCCCTAACATCAGCTACCCCTATACCACAACCACGGTACCCAGCCTCCATCCCTGACCCCACTCCCTTCCCTCCTGTAGGCCCCGCTGACAGCAGCAAGGGGGGCACAGGGATAATGTACCCCAAAAGTCAGGGGAGGGTAGGCACAGCGTCCCCCTACAATCTGGCTCCGGCTCCCTTCGACCTCAACCAGAACCACGTGGTGTGTCTGCCTCTGGTCTCCGAACACCTGAAGCTCCTGTGGGCGTGCTCAGACCAGACCCAGGAACTGGACGGCGTGGCTTATCTCATAGAGGCCTTCAACGTGTTCCCATACCCGACCCTGGGGGAGATGGCGTCGCTCGCCCAGAGCTGCTCTCTGCATCTGGACCAG GTCAGAGTGTGGTTCATGGTCCAGCGGCTCCGCTATGGGATCAGCTGGGATGCAGAAGAGATCTGTATGGCACGGTGCAAGATTTGCGGACCAAACCAGGCGAAGGAGAAGGACaaaaaagagaaagaagagaaggtATTGCCTCCCCTCAGTAAGGAGGGTGATGGGAGAAACAGGAGTGAACATTCACCTGTCTCCACCTCCAATCAGCTTAGCAGCCTGACCTTTGAGCCCTCCTCACCCGTTCCTCGAAAACGCCGTAAACGCCACCCTGTTGTTGCACCCAATAACTCCAATCCGCAACACCCTTCACCTCCAGTCCCTCTGTGTTTAGTGGCGCCCCCCACAACCACAGGGCAAACCCTAGAAGCCCCCGACAAAGCCCACGAAAACCTCAAACCCCAGAGGCACTGTCAGGATTTTCACTCAGAGCTGTGGCGGAGCTTCGGCTGTAACACAAATCCTCCGAAGGAGGAGCTCCAGCGTCTGCAGGCCCTCACCAGGCTCCACATGAAGTACATCCGCAAGTGGTTCTGCAACCGGCGTTTCTTGCTCCACCACCGCGTCAAGGCCGACCCAGAGTCTGAAGAGAACGGCCAGTCACAGCCCAACGACCTCCTGTCGTCACAGACACAGCTTATTCAGCGTCTGACACAACCACCACCGCCAACTGACAGCAGGGTCAGACCGTCACCGACGAAGAAAAGGGTCTGTCAAGTAGATGATGTCGACTTCCTAAGCAGGAGCCGCAATGGTAACCATGTCCATGGCAACCCCGCTAACACCACCCACCAGATTAGGTCAAACGTGAAGGAAAAAGAGAAAGAACCAGCGGAAGTACAGAAGAAGAAGACGGGAACAGCAGACAAAGAGGAAACGGCCAGAGCTGGAGTTAAGAGATGGGAAAAGAACATCAAGAAGGAACTGAAGGAGGAGCGGAACGCGGTGGGGATCACCAAATTCATCGATGACGACGGAAAAGAGCAAGTTATCAAAATGGGCCCGTGGCCGAAGAACAAGACAATAGCCCAGCTGGAGCTCCTGAGACACTTCTTCCTCACCTGCCAGTGGCCCAACAAAGGGGACTACACGCAACTGCAGCAGCAGACAGGCCTCTCGCGGAAGGCTCTCACCCAGTGGTTCGGAGACACCCGCTACTACGTCAAGAAGGGCATGGAACGCTGGATGAGTGGGGAGGAGCACCGGAAGGTCCTGGCGCAGATTAGGGAGAAGCAGAGGCAACGGCAGAGGGACTGGTTGATGACTGAGGAAACAGGTCCATCGGGGTCCTCCTCCGTGCCGTCTTTGCGTACCGTGACTCATAGTGCTAATGGGGAGGCTGgtagggaggaggatggagcTGGGACTTTGAGACAGACTTGGGGTACTCAATAG